TGCCTGATACTATAATCTCTGATAGGGATAGGGTGTTCACCAGCTCTTTTATGGCAAGAAATGTTTCAAAGGTTTgacacaaaaatcaaaatctcaaCAGCTTACCACTCAAAAATCGATGGACAGTTAAAAGTGCTTAACCGATGCCTTGAGAGTTACTCGGTTGCATGACAAGTGAAAGACCAAGAGGTGGTTCCATTAGCTCCCTCTTGTAGAATGGTGGTACAACTTCACCTATCATTCTACCATTCAAACCACCTCTTATGAGGCCATGTATGGGCAACCTCCACCTCAGTATCTCCCATATCTAGCTAGGTCATCTAAGATCAACAGTGTAGATTGTAGCCAACAATAAAGAGGTCGCTCGATAATTGCTCAGGTATTACCTCAAACATGCCCAAGACCGTATGAAACACTATACAGATAGAAGATGAAGTGACAGAGGCTTTTCAGTAGGGGATTGGGTATATTTGAAACTACTGACCTTATTGAAAGCATTCTTTGAAAAGGGTTAGAAATCAGAAACTCTCTCAAAAATTTTTGGTACATTATTGGTTATGACCAAAGTAGGTGAGGTCACCTACAACTGCCTCCTGACACTAAAATCCATCTAACCTTCCACGTTTCTCAACTCAAGTGCCATAGTGGTCAACAACCTGCCTCTGCTACATTGCCACCTACGAAGCCTGAAAGAATGTTACTAAAAGAACCATCTTGAATTTAGATCACCGTATTACCAAAAGAGGTCATCAAGCTATCATTGAAGTCTTAGTCTAATGGGCAAACTCGTTTCCTAAAGATGCTTCTTAGGAGATTCTGTCAGTCCTCCAACAGTAGCACccaaaaattttgattcttGAGCATAAGGATCCCTTGATGTAGGGAGTATTGTTAAAGATAGATTAATTAGCTAAAATGGGGTTAAGTTGTttgttaaattctattatttttgttttgttttctttatgcAACGTTTAGGATAAAGGCTTTTAATGAAATGGATCGTTTTGATCGTTTCACCCTGtaaccatttttccttttttcttgttCTACGTGACAATCTTTCTctttgttgacaccattttttggatgaaaacggggtcgacttggattttgaaaataaaaatgggagtcgccaccaatcctttttaataggtgtgattggatcaccttgaaagtggttgtttttaataaacgatttgattttattaaaacaacaagtttggtctacaaaattcagaaaacgggttcgggattcggttacgcacgaggaaggattagcaccctcgatacgcccaaaattggtacctagttgattacttaatgtcttagtgtcgaaaaactgaaaactttaaagaaatttaaaaatacgatcattgtattaaaatgttgaaaattttgggaaaagggGCACGTTCCACGTTAACCGAGAAAGAAagcatcatatccagtaagttaagacacaatgtctcgaattttcgatacgcgaatgaatgcccaaaattttatttatttaaaagatattttattatctcaGGTTTAggaaagggatcatgcccagtaagttaggacacgatcttttcttaactcccgagatcatttaaaaacttgagtttgaaaagattcgtatatttagatttattgtgaaagtcgaaacccagtaagttagggtacgatcttctcgaatctaaacacgaagtgccattttttgaaacaaattttgttatatcgaGTGAAATAAAAACACGAAGTCTTAGTAAAAATgtgaaagcaaattacattGTTGTTATGCATGACAGAACCATAATGAATACGAAAGTATAAAAATGATACGAGCAATAgcataatatgaaataaataaaaggtcaaatctacaacatacaaaataacaacatatataaacgaataaaattaaaacattcattcaaaataataataatgaaaatgaaataaataaatagtggatacaattaaaaatgtaaagaggtatatatatgtatatagatataaattaaaatatgtatgcttattaaaatatataatatatataatattttaaaatataaagaacatataaatatgtatatataaaatatgtacatatatacgtaggtatataaaattatgaaatatgaaaataatgaaacacATGTAAAAAGTAggtgtacatgtatatatttacaagaataaaataataaaaacatgtataGATATATATGCGCGTATacattgtaaaataaaagaaaatatgtatatacaaatcataaaatatagggAAAGGATTTTGAGATATAAAGAATAGGTATAGATATATATAggtatttatgaaaaataagctagaataataataaaactagtGAACATACTAACAAAACAGTAACGAATAgatataaggaaaataaaattaataaataataataataataataataataataatatcaaattattgtttttaataataaaataacctaaatacAAACAGAGGGCtggattgaattaaaaaataacatttgggGTCAAAtcgcaaataaaataaaggggaaGGACCACAATGAATGCGCGAATAACAAAGAGGGaccaaatgggaaataatcccGTCCTTCCAAAACGCACAGCTTCAAGGTGGACCAGATTATAAAGCAAAATAGATTACAGggcgaaattaaaaaaacaaaaagaacttgattgcaaaatcatttaaaagcggaagggctGAAAGCACAATTAGCCCTTCCGCTAAAAACATGCGGATCCTGTCCTGGAGCGGGTCGGGCGAATCGGGTCAAAGCCAAACAGCGCTGCTTTTGGCTTCATTAGCCTAACCAAAAGCAGTAGCTTTTGTATCcctataaattgtaaaaattttcaaaaaaattcattttcccttctttcataaaaaaaactgaCAAAAGCTCTCAAACTTCCTCTCCCCCTCTCCAGCACTGCCTAGAATCCGGTGAGGAAAACCGCCGTCGACGCCGTCGCGCTGGCCACCGTACACGGTGGCTGGAAAATTCAAAAgaaggtatttttttattttttttgctttttttatacgttatatatatagtttttaaatataaaagaaaaataaaaataaagaatacaaACAGTttcgaaagaaagaaaaaaataaagagaaaaaggaaaatagaactTGTAccaaaaaagtttttttaaatctcttttctttgccttttttatttcttgaaatagtgaaaaaaaGAGGGGGTGGCCGAACCCCCTTACAATGGTTTTGAATGgccttttatagccatttttacAACCAAAAACCTTATTTCCTACTGCTATTGTGTCTTTTCTTTTGTAAGTAGAGCAGGTGGTTGACGTTGATGGAGCAAGTGGGCTGCGGCGGTGGCAGTGGCGTGCGTCACTTGCACTGATGGAGGCGGCGCCGGGCTAGaagaccctaggtgcggcgcacctagggtttgaaaattttgttcttttgtgttGTGGTTTGGtattttgggctagggttaggtTAGTGGGCCATTCGGGTTTTGGGTTTGGTTTGTATTTGGGTAGTTGgggtttaattgtttttgtttagtttagGGTTAATTGGGTTTTGGGCTTCGGGTTTGTATTGGGTTTGGGTAGGCAAAATATTGGGTTGATGGTTACTGGGTTAGGTCTAGGTGGGTTGGTATTTGGGTTGTTTTGTAATGGGCTTTGGGGTTTGTTTGGGTTAAGGTTTTGTTGGGCCTGGTTTGATTTTATGAGGCCCGGGCTAAATTTGGGCTGTACACTCTTCATAGCAAGGGGGAAAGTGACACACATGTTTTGAgtcatcaattaaaaaataaaaaaagattcctctctcctctctctctctaaaAAGTTTTTTTCCAATTATATATTCACTtctattttggtatttgaattatcaaaaacactcttccaaaaaaaaaacttaaaacctagtaatgaaatttagaaaacaaaataaaacgacccaaaaaaaaaactgtgaTAGATGGTGGGAGATTAATAAAAGAGAGATTTGCATGTATGGCTCTATAGGTTTTGGTGCGCTTTTAGGACAAACTgaccaaaaaaaattgaaagagaaggTGGAGATTAAGCGTTGGAgaggaaaatatttgaaagaaagagataatcaaagaaaaaaagagagagaactAGATAGAACTccagagaaaagaaagagataaagCTTATCGACGACGGGTAAAGGCTTCGGACTAAAGAAGCAAGGTTGAGGATGAGAGGAAGTAGAGATATCTAGAAAgctttgtttgatgctaaaaaaTGAAACCAATGGTcgttttttttacttaattttgttgttttaaagtATCAAAAAATTTGGGACTAGTCTAGAAAGTTCTTATTCTTTCTAGATTATAGAGGCAATCTAGTCTTGGGCTGGGTTAGAGTTAtagctttatttttgttttgtgtgTTTTTCGAAGTACTTTGGGCAGCCCAAGGGTTTGGTCTTGGgtactaatttttaattaattttaatccagttgaaataaatatatactacaaaaaattattgaaataaatattttttaattaagtcatCTTATGAAAATTCAACTAAAATGCCAATCAAgtctttttaaaaaagaagaagaagaagaaaagcatTTTTTCTTAGCAAAATCCAAATTTGACAAATAAAACTCTGCTCACAATATAATATGAAAGAGACAATTGTAATCTTTCTAATTGATGAACCCTACtcacaatattttctatttttctttctcttgaaTTGAAAATCGATTTTAGGAAAACACCCAAAGTTCACATTATGTTAATTACTActacatattttcatttttgaccTTCTAATCTCTATTATTTGGTTAGAATTATAACTTTGTGAAATTATATAcaccttaattaatttaataagattatgttttgtaatataATTAGGGAACGTAAGATGAGTAATTTCCTTGTTTGGTTCATTTAGATAGAATATAAGATTCAAATTATTGattcaaattattgatttacaaaatgtaaaatcatttaaaaacacaattttgaTCGTTTCACTCTgtaaccatttttctttttttcttgttccACGTGGCAATCTTCCTCTTCCCATATAACAGCAGGGGTAAAGGGACATACACGTTTGGAGtcatcaattaaaaaatcaGAAAAGATTCCTTTCTCTCTCTCGTTCtactttgttttcttctttatttttttggctattcttcatatatttcaatttatcccATACCAGACGGATGGGATTAGCATGCATAAGCATAGATTgattatagtaaaaaaaacccaaatatcGCCACCCAATCATAAATACAATCAAACAAGgaaaaaagttgttttcaattatatattcacttctattttggtatttgaattaCCAAAAACACtctgccaaaaaaaaaaacttaaaacctagtaatgaaatttagaaaacaaaataaaacaactaaaaaaaacacTGTGATAGATGATGGGAGATTAATAGAAGAGAGATTTGCATGTATGGATCTATAGGTTTTGGTGGGCTTTTAGGACAAACTgaccaaaaaattgaaagagaaggTGGTGATTAAGCTTTGGATAGGAAGATATTTGAGAGAAAGAGAGgaccaaagaaataaaaagagagaaCTAGATAGAACTCcagagaagagaaagagataAAGTTTATCGATGATGGGTAAAGGCTTCGGATTAAAGAAGCAAGGTTGAGGATGGGAGGAAGCAGAGATATCTAGAAAGCTCGGTTTGATGCTAAAAAATGAAACCAATGGTcgtttttttccttaattttgttgttttcaagTGTCAAAAATCTGGGGCTAGTCTAGAAAGTTCTTATTCTTTCTAGCTTTGGGAGGCAATCTAGTCTTGGGCTGGGTTAGAGTTATtgctttatttatgttttgtgtgTTTTTCGGAGTACTTTGGGCAGCCCAAGGGTTTGGTCTTGGgtactaatttttaattaattttaatccagttgatattattttaaaaaaataaacttttataggtaggtttttaataatatttcttaatatttaaatataataaaataaatttaaatatgatttttagatttatttttaaaattaaaaaattaaatttattgttaaataatatttttattattaaatataaaatgttaaattatttaaataggtTATGAATACCTTATTAATTGGATGTCCGTCATGATCAATATAAggttttaatgtactttaaattttaatagctattagaattagatctctacttcttttatatttcttatgcctataaatagagactctgatgaagcattgtaatcatccttttgatcaataaagtactTCCTAGATTGCTTTcacattttctttgttctttattctctccatctctctttattttataacacgttatcaacaCGGTTCTTTTTTATTGTATAATATGGTCCCTCCAAATCTGTTGCTCAAGTTGTTGTTGATTGCCTTCTAGAGCAATTGCAATTGCAGTATTCAATTAAGGCCTGTGCACTATGAGTAATCATTAGAGCCTTTAGCCACTCAAATCttcaggtatattttactatgaattatttattataccatgtttattataattggagattAATCATGGCAACATGAATAgatggattttgatttgaaatccatgcatgtttgcgatggtgattatgaaataaagaatcaatggagACGTTTAAAAGTTTGTCCTACTAGATTTGTTTCATTCCCCAAAGtgaatgtaaacattaaaaaatataatcatgAACCACTAAAAGCgagaacatagtaataaataagagaaaatgagagttctcaagataactcttcaaagtgtaaagataacttatgttattaATGTGATATCAAAGATTATTGACCACATATGTGGCATATGCCTATATATTTTGTTTCTGTTAATATTCTTTGAAGAAtgatatgagaatgtagtaatgaattctatcattacagatagaaaatatttatcttatttggtatgaaacaaacaaatattattccaatatttgatagtataaaattagttgaaagctctagaagagctaatatattaatatcttgtgatggttaattcattgattttaaaggatatttataatggatcttatattgagattgtgaataaggaaaatattatatttcatatgaatcactattgctataaatatctattttggaAGGACGAAAAGAGAGGATtgagttattaatttatatatttaatttaaaaatgtgtggtttacatttaatttatatatttcttaagTTAGGCAATTAAAATATTGACTTTGATTGGCATTTTATGTagatatttcataattttgtaaagtcaattttaaaaattggctTACTTCGCAtttatgatgttattttattcaaatagatttaatgaatGTGAGATGcgtaattttgatataaaatttaattgtaatCTCTGTATGTTAGAGATTTTAGCTCCAAATGTTGGCAGATATTGGATTGAAATAAGATGTGAGAGATTTGGAAGAATTGTGGATATATTCATGGCAGAAAAGATCGAAGGTGATACGATTTATTCATTATATAGATAAAAGGTTGGCAAGAGTGCAGGACTCATAGTTCCAAACAAACCACAAACATCAACACCGAATGAAAGGAAGAAAAACACGAGTACAACATATATCTTAGACCATTTGACACGGCTAACTAATTGTAGTAATATGAACTTATGCAGTTGGATACGAAGCTTTCATGGCGATACCACATAAGCCACCTTGCCTTTCCACATTCCTTTGAATCTTCATATGCCCATTTTCACCCCATCTTTGTCCCCATGAATTCTTAATCAGCCAATAGTTTAAACCTTTTTTACTTGTCCCATATCCAACAATGGTGACTGCATGGGTGAGAGAATTTCCACAATCTCCTGTAAACACTCCACCATCGTATAACTGAAAGTCTCGTCCATAGCCTTCAAGTGCAACCGAGACCGGTTGATTCGCGACAGCCTTAAGCAATGCTTCTTCGTCATTTTTAGGCACCATTTGATAGCCACTGATGGTGGCAACTTCATTTATCTGTGTGTCGCAAGTTTCTTGCATTTGTTGATACTATTTGAGGATGTAAAATTAAGGGATGATTAGAATATTGAGAATCCAAATAAGATAATCTTCTTCTACAATGTAACATTACATGCAATAATCTAAACATACAATTTAGAAAAACTAAGACTAcaataattagattttattaatttctattagcattttattgttattatatcactacatttacattaattaaattgagttttttagtccattgttattttatagattaaaattttctctttatgttATTTCCGTATTTATCTCAATTCTCTATAACAGTCACccgttataataataattttattataatagttAAGTTTCAAGTGGAATcggttttttatattttattttaatcttgtATAATAGCTTTTCATGCAACAATCATAGTTATGAAATACATTCCTTATTAAATTAGTTCTCAACAATAGTATTGTCAAAATTTGAAGCACaattataactatttcatataaaGAAGTCTACCAAttctaatttattaaacaaaatgatcttaattaaaatgttatttcaataaaatgtttaaatttcacctaaaaatctattaataatattttattaaatagaaataatCTTCAATGAGtggaattaaatatatcaattcaataaactATTAAGTTCCTTATTAAATACTTTACTATGAATTTGGAAcattataaacttataaattcattacttgaatttaataacttgttattaattaattagtttaatttgataacttaTATTGGTTAATTGAACTTGTTAGATTTATGAACATCATAATTAGTCATGTGAAAGAATGTATAGTAAAAGATGCATAAAAATAATGTGTGCACcgactatatatatatatttttaattttgttgtttggatctttatttttttctcaacataatttttattttatattatcaatCATATGCAACATTATATGAAGGCAGTCTACTCAACATATATCCAAGTTTACAGATTTGAATAGAAAATACTTACAATCCTATTGGTAGGACTAAGTTTTTAAACTAGAAAAGTAAGAAgacttaattttaactttttaagtacaaggattaaattttaaatgttgtcaAGGTACAAGcactaacaaaatatttttatctaataaatgtaaaaactttttaaacaaaataaggtTGAAATAATCTATTTGTCCTTATACTTtgataaaattgagatttagtccttatacttaaaaggttaaaaattaagtcttcttgtttttatttaaaaatcttagtcCTATCGttaattttttgtcaaaatttgtcagctttacattttaattaggTTTCCTTATATGTCGTGGTATATGACTAacacaaaataaacaagttgacaagttttgacaaaaatatcaaagatgataataattggattaaaattttaaattgaaaaagtaaggattaaatttataacttttaaagtataaaGAATGAACTTATTGAAATGCAAGaactaacaacatattttaaaatattactaataaattatatatctaCAACAAGAATTGTAACCTCTTATATTATATTCTTGTATCTATTTTGCATCTTTCattataatatgatttattaattttaatatttttatagattaaGATTTCGaatcattaattatatatctacacattataataaattcatctttcaaaattttccttataattaaagcataaattatatttttaatattataaatatattatatcatgaatattctttcaaatattttttaatgtttaataataagttaatttataaaatatcctTTCAATAAATTAACGTGATGAGATCGTTAGGTGCTTGGATTTGGTGATGAGGGATGAAGAGAAAAGGGATGGAAGTGAAGAAAAATGTTGAGAAATGGAAAGGGTTAGCGAGGGAAGCCGCCATGAAAGGTGGTTCTATGGATATGAACC
This sequence is a window from Gossypium raimondii isolate GPD5lz chromosome 5, ASM2569854v1, whole genome shotgun sequence. Protein-coding genes within it:
- the LOC105767138 gene encoding vignain; protein product: MQETCDTQINEVATISGYQMVPKNDEEALLKAVANQPVSVALEGYGRDFQLYDGGVFTGDCGNSLTHAVTIVGYGTSKKGLNYWLIKNSWGQRWGENGHMKIQRNVERQGGLCGIAMKASYPTA